TTCCGGCCATATCAATACCGGCACTCGCCTGCGCCTGGGCGCTGGCCACGGCTCTGGCGTTCATTACCGCCCGGCTTGTTGGCACAGAAAGCGGCAGCGCAGCGGGAAGGCCGCCGCCACTGCGCGCCGGCAGCTGCATCCGTACCGTGGCAAGCTCCGCCGCCGAACGCGCCAGGCGGCTCACCTGCGTAAACGCAGGCGCCGGAAAAACGGCGGTCAGCGCATCGAGACGCTTTATAAAATCGTCCTGCGTCTGGCCGGTAATCCCCTTTGTCATCCAGCGTGACGGCATCGGTGATAATCTGCTTACCACTTTCAAAGCCTTTCATGAGCTTGTGCCAGCCGATGTTCACATCCTCGCCGTTCGGGTTTTGCTCCGGATCGGTTGTCTTTTCCACGCGATTACCGTTAAAACCGATGCGCAGCATATCCAGTGCAAACGCCTGGTTAGAGAAGGTCTGAACGAGGTTGAAAAACTCGTTTTCCTCTTTACCTGCATTTGCCCAGACGGACAGCAAATCCCACTTAAGCGCGGCGCAGGAATCGGTTTCGACCAGCTTATAATCGTTACCGTCCACACCGACGCTACGCATGAAGCGGCCGCCTTCCTTGCGCCCGGTATGCAGCGCCGAGGAACCCACGCTGACCACCTGGCCGGACAGCTGATCGACATCCGCACAGGTAATCATGTTGAGAAATTCCACCGCTTCCAGCAGCGCCAGGCGCAGCGCGGTTTCTTTCGGGTCAGTCAGCGAGAAATAACGGTCGGTCTGCTGGACGTTATAGCCCTGGCAGAGTGCCGCCGAATATGCGCCAATGAGATCACGCGCACGTTGATTAAGTTGCATAATATTCCCTCGCGTTAACGCGATATAAATTAATTCCCGGTTACAGGAACGAAGAAGAAATTAAAGGACGTTAAAACGTGGCTTCTTATCCTGCTGGCCAAAATTACGCTTCGGCAGCTTCGTGACTTTTTCATCCAGCTTGCCAAAATTCGCCAGAATGGTGCCAAGGCTATCGCGAAGGCGCGCGAAATCTTCGGTATCCATGACTTCGGCAACCTTATCCATATCACCGGACAATTCGCGCAACTGGTTTTCGACCGCACTCACACGGCCTTCCAGTTCATTGACTGCATTAGCCAGCACATTAAGCTGATCGTCGCCTGAAGGCGTTTCCGTTTCGTCGCCCTCAGCAAAGTTTTTCGTTTTCGGTTTAAGACCAAAATAAGACTGCCAGTTATTTTTCATTTCTTTTTCCTGAATAAATTTACCGTCGCAGGTAATTACACATCCGTAATAACCCGCTTTATTGGCCTTGCGCCTGTTAAAGCGCAGCCGGGTTGTTCCCACGCTGGCCGGTCTGTCAGTCACCGCCAGCCCTTCCAGATAGGTACGGCCTGTATTGCGAAAATTGCCGTCTGGCGTCAGTTCCACAGAGAAATAGATAAGCTGGTCATAGCGGTTCGCTTCGAGCAGGTAAGCATTGGGGCGTATCTGGGCATAAAGGCGGTATAATCCGTCCTCCCCTTCCTCCCCCATGACATCCAGCACCTCACCAAAGTTTCCGCAATTCTTTTCGTGCTCGGGCCAGATTAATGCCCCGTACCACTGCCGGTTATAAGTTTCAGCAGCATCAACCAGCCACTGTCTTTTTAATTCCCGGCCATCAACCGTATCTCCTTCCGTTGCGATGCAAAGCCAGTCAGTGCGTAAATGCGATTGCGACATATCCCCCCTGATTGCTGCCATCATGTTGCGGAATGAATTATTACGAAATAAACCCGACGTCGCACGCCGCTTTATTCTTATCAGTTCGGATATAACGCCTTTCCCGAATAAGTACGAACTGACACCACCGTCTTATAAAAAAGTCGCAGGCATAATAAAGGCTATGGCTAAATACTCAGACGAATTAAAAGGCGTTGTACGCTCGCTTTATCTGCGCCGTTATACGCCGAAAGAAATTGCATCAGAATTAAATCTGCCGAATGCGCGGATCGTTTACTACTGGGCGGAAAAATACAGCTGGGCGGATTTACTCAGTTTTGAAAGTACAGAGGAGGCGATAGAGCGCCGCTATCAGCTGCTTGCCGGGCGGGATAACAAAACCGACCTGGATTTAAAAGAGATGGACATGCTGATCGCGCACGCCACAAAACTGCGGGCGCAAAGCAACAAGCATAAAGAGAAGCTGGCAACCGGCCATCCGCCGCACCACCACGCAGGCCGGTGGCGCAATGACCTTTGTCGCAGACCGTACCACGGACACCGGACACGCCGAGGCGTTCTGGGCCATCGCGCACGCCCTGCATAACGAACCCCTTAACTATGAAAACCGACCCAAATCGCGTTGGAGGCTCAGACAATCCGCATGAGTAAGAAGAAATTCCGCGCCGCAAAGCGCCAGGACAGCAGCAAACCGGCGCGCAGCATGAGCATTCTGCGCTTCGGCAAACCCGAACCGGTACTGACCACCGGCACCGATTACCGCGATGTGTGGTATGACAACGACGCCGAACACTACACGCTGCCGATTGACCGGCTGGCGCTGGCGCAGCTTATTAACCTGAACGGCCAGCACGGCGGCATCATTCATGCCCGTAAAAACATGGTTCTGGCGGATTATCAGGGCGGCGGTCTGTCACGTGACGAAATGGAGGCAGGTGCCTTTGATTTTCTGACGTTCGGCGACGTGGCCATTCTGAAGGTACGCAACGGCTGGGGCGACGTGATCGGCCTGGTACCGCTGCCGGGGCTCTACACCCGCCGCCGCAAAACGGGTGAATTTGTCGTTCTGCAGGATGGCGAGCCGATTGTTTACCCGCAGGACGACATCATTTTCATCAAGATGTATGACCCGCAGCAGCACATCTATGGCCTGCCGGATTACATCGGCGGTATTCACTCCGCCCTGCTGAACAGTGAGGCGGTAATTTTTCGCCGCCGCTATTACCACAACGGCGCGCACACCGGCGGCATTCTCTACACGCGCGATCCCAGCCTGACCGATGAGATGGAAGAAGAAATCGAACGCCAGTTGCGTGACAGCAAAGGCATCGGCAACTTTTCCACCATTCTGGTGAACATTCCGGGCGGCGATAAAGAAGGCGTGCAGTTTATTCAGATGGGGGATATTTCCGCAAAGGACGAGTTTGCCAGCGTGAAAAACATCAGTGCGCAGGACGTGCTGAACGCCCACCGGTTCCCGGCAGGGCTCGCCGGTATCATCCCGGAAAATGCGGCCGGGCTGGGTGACGTTGAGAAAGCAGAGAGGACGTATAAAAAGAACGAGGTGGCCCCTATTCAGCGCCGCTTTATGCAGGCGGTAAACGCCGATCCGGAGGTGCCCGAACGCCTTCACCTTAATTTCGATTTAAGCTACCTGGAAGCGGGCCGGGAAGGTGCATCCTGATGCGAAAAAGGTTAAAATCCAGGCATGTTTTGGCAGCTGGAGCATGGAATATGCGCGTTTTAAAAATCGAATGTCCGGAGTGCGGCTCTAAGGCTGTTATTCGTAAAACCAACCGGAAGCACCGGCAGATATCAGATATTTACTGCGCCTGTGCTGATGTGGAGTGTGGCCATACTTTCGTAATGAATCTGACATTCTCACACACCCTCAGCCCAAGCGCGAAAACCGGCGACGTGATGGTGCAAAAAATCTTAAGCGCCCTGTCGCCGGATCAAAAACAAATGGCGCTGGATTTACTGAAAGCCACATCAACCGCGTAAAACGCCCCATCATGGGGCAATTCTTTTCACATCTAATGATATTCCTGTTTGCAAAACCGTGATCTCAAAAGTGTTTTGGATATAAAATCGGTGCGATATACTTTTCTCATTTTATAATACTTCAAGATCTTTTAGGAGGCTTCTAAAGATGTCCGTTTCAAAATTAGTAGAGAAATTATGGGAAACAGTAGGTGCAAAAAGCATAAGCGCTTTATGTAAGCCCGGGCAAATCCGCCGAGAAGGCCTAGCCAATATTGAAATCGAAAGAAAAAAAATGCTCATTTTGGCTCAAACAGAAAAAGAAATAGAAGATATTAAAAGTGGTAAGGCCATAGTTTCCCTAAATGATTTCAATAACCCCAAGA
This DNA window, taken from Cronobacter universalis NCTC 9529, encodes the following:
- a CDS encoding P2 family phage major capsid protein, whose protein sequence is MQLNQRARDLIGAYSAALCQGYNVQQTDRYFSLTDPKETALRLALLEAVEFLNMITCADVDQLSGQVVSVGSSALHTGRKEGGRFMRSVGVDGNDYKLVETDSCAALKWDLLSVWANAGKEENEFFNLVQTFSNQAFALDMLRIGFNGNRVEKTTDPEQNPNGEDVNIGWHKLMKGFESGKQIITDAVTLDDKGDYRPDAGRFYKASRCADRRFSGACVYAGEPPGAFGGGACHGTDAAAGAQWRRPSRCAAAFCANKPGGNERQSRGQRPGAGECRY
- a CDS encoding GPO family capsid scaffolding protein yields the protein MSQSHLRTDWLCIATEGDTVDGRELKRQWLVDAAETYNRQWYGALIWPEHEKNCGNFGEVLDVMGEEGEDGLYRLYAQIRPNAYLLEANRYDQLIYFSVELTPDGNFRNTGRTYLEGLAVTDRPASVGTTRLRFNRRKANKAGYYGCVITCDGKFIQEKEMKNNWQSYFGLKPKTKNFAEGDETETPSGDDQLNVLANAVNELEGRVSAVENQLRELSGDMDKVAEVMDTEDFARLRDSLGTILANFGKLDEKVTKLPKRNFGQQDKKPRFNVL
- a CDS encoding phage portal protein, with protein sequence MSKKKFRAAKRQDSSKPARSMSILRFGKPEPVLTTGTDYRDVWYDNDAEHYTLPIDRLALAQLINLNGQHGGIIHARKNMVLADYQGGGLSRDEMEAGAFDFLTFGDVAILKVRNGWGDVIGLVPLPGLYTRRRKTGEFVVLQDGEPIVYPQDDIIFIKMYDPQQHIYGLPDYIGGIHSALLNSEAVIFRRRYYHNGAHTGGILYTRDPSLTDEMEEEIERQLRDSKGIGNFSTILVNIPGGDKEGVQFIQMGDISAKDEFASVKNISAQDVLNAHRFPAGLAGIIPENAAGLGDVEKAERTYKKNEVAPIQRRFMQAVNADPEVPERLHLNFDLSYLEAGREGAS
- a CDS encoding ogr/Delta-like zinc finger family protein; translated protein: MRVLKIECPECGSKAVIRKTNRKHRQISDIYCACADVECGHTFVMNLTFSHTLSPSAKTGDVMVQKILSALSPDQKQMALDLLKATSTA